GAGAGCGCGCTGGCGAGACGGGGGTTTGGAGAACCATCCTCGAGCAAACCAGTGCCTGGTGTAggtttccagcagatcactGTCCACCTTTGGTCGTTCAATGACCGCGCGGAAAGGCTTCGTCAGGGCGTTGTCGAGGACGACAATGTCGCGGAGGAACTCGACAGTCGGCATGCCACTGCGAAGGATGTCGACGGTAAAGGCGCCGTCGCCGCCTTTCGCGGAGCCTCGTTTCTCGTACCAAAGGGCCACCCACTCGTCCCATGGGAGAAGCTGCGTAGGATAGCCGAGCTCAGTCAGGTTCTCAAAGACGGATCGAGTAGGGACCGGGTCGGGGTCACCAAGGTGGAAGACCGGCTGGGTGGCCTGAGTCTGCGATGCGAGGTGGACGATGGCCTTGCTGACATAGTCCACGGGGGTCATCTCGGCACGCCAGCCATCCACATCGGGTGCATACCCGAGCTTGATCGACTCCACGAGCAGTGCGGTCAGTAGATCCCACGCATTGGCAGCGCCCGTAGTGCTATGCCCACTGATGGTACCGCAGCGGTGGATTTTGACCGGCAGCCCGCGCTGGCCGGCCTTGAGCGCGAGTTGTTCGGCAACCCATTTGGTCTGGCCATAGCCATCGAGCAGCTTCGTTGGAACCTCTGCCACGTCCAGCATGGCATCCTCGGTCCAGCCGCGCTGTCCAGACGGTGGGAGGACACCGTTGGTGGAAATGTATTGCACTGTCGCGCCGCCCTTGGCCGACAGGCGAAGAATCTCTCTGGTTCCACCGACATTGGCTCCCCGCAGAGCGGCATATGGGTAGACCAGGTTCACAGTGGCGCCAGCATGCACGATGACCTGGACACGAGCCGCCAGGTCATCGAAGGCCTGACGTGACAGACCGAATCGAGTTCTGGAAAGGTTTCCTGGGAGTACCTCGACGCGCTCCATGATTGAGTCACGCCACAGGCCCAGATCCAACAGGTTCCTGCGGATACGGGCGACACCTCCGGCCTGGTCGTCATCTTCCGGATCGTTGAACCGCACCAGGCAGATAATACGAGCCGAGGTGCTTTGTAACAAGTCATTGAGCAAGAAAGCACCCAAGAATCCGGTCACACCGGTCAGAAGCACCGTCTCGGCTTCAGCGATCGAGGTGATTGTGGCGTTCGACGAGGGTTTGATATCGTCATCCAGGGTAGCATCAGAAAGCAGGACCGCCGGGAGATCTGCTTGCACCGCTGCAGTGTGCCCGTCCCTGACTGCGCGCACGGTTTCCAAGTGGCCGGTCAGGGTCGAGTTGTCTGCGAGACGAGGAATAGGCACACGGAAGCCAAAATGTCTGGAGAGCCTTGCGGACAGATCCGCCAGGGACAAGGAATGACCTCCTAAATCGAAGAAATTGTCTTCGGGTTTCAGCAGAGCTTTGGACGTTTTCAGGACGGCTGCCCAGATCGCGGCAACGTCGTTGATACTGATTGGATCCTTTGGCGCGCTGCTACTTGGGCTCGGGCTGCGGGGTGGAGGAAGGCTCTTGAGGTCGACCTTGCCAGAAACGTCGTTGGTAGGAATTTCCTCCAACGCAACCCACAGTGCAGGAATCATATAGTGGGCAAGATATGGCTCGAGGACGCGACGCGCAGCGGGGCTGTGACCGGACTCGTTGACCTCGACCGCCGGGCGCTCATCCCCAAAAGCTTCCTTATCGGCAACAATGTATGCAACTAGCTGCCGGTCTAGGCCGTCGCCGTGGGCAATGACTGCACAGTGGCTGACAGCCAGGTACTGACAGATCTCACTCTCCACCTTGGCCGGCACTACAGAATAACCGCGAAGTTTGATCATTGCACCCACTCGACCAGTGATTTCGAGAAGTCCCGAAGGTAGCTTTCGCGCCCGATCGCCAGTCCGGTACATGCGAGCCCCGGGGGTAGCATCGAACTGGTCCGGTGTAAACGCTTTGGCGGTTGTCTCGGGGAGGTTCAGGTATTCCCGAGCCAGGAGCGAGCCTCCGATATAGAGTTCTCCTGATGTTCCCTCCTCGACCTGTTGTCCACTCTCGTTCAGAATATAGGTATGTGTCGGGTCTAGCGGTGGGCCCACGGGGCAGTATAGGGATTCGACGTCGAGCGTATCGCGGATATCGCCGCATGCAATCTCATGCGTTTCGCAGGCACTGTAGCAGTTAAGCAGGCGGGTGTTGGGGAGAGCCTTGATAGCCCGACGGGCAAGATCTGTGGTCACGACCTCGCCATTCAGCCATAGCGTTCGCAGGTCGGGAAGACGAGTTTCAACGTGCGGGTAGCGAGAGAGGATGGTGGTCAAGAGGGTAGGCGTCATGAGCGTTTCAGTCACCCGCTTGGCTGCGAGCAGGTCCACCAGAGCGGCCGGGTCATAGCTCACATCGTCAGGAACAGCAACGACCGTGGCACCTCGCAACAGCGGACGCAGCATCTCCCAGATGAAGAACACATTGCACGCGACCCGGTCCCCGGGCTGCTGATCCTGCACGGCAAATCTCAGGTCGTAGGAGAGCACGGGGGCGCGGTGGGGATTGGCAATGCCTTTCGGTTTGCCCGTGGTCCCCGACGTATAGGAGACAAAGGACAGGCGATCAAGGTCATCGCTCGCCGGTAAGGGAGCGGGCTCCTTGGCATGTCCGTTAATATCGGCGGCCGGTTCATCAACTGTGATCAGCGGGATGTGACTAGCTTTGATCTTATGGGCATCGGGCCGATGGGTGATCACGACGGCGGGGTTGGCGTCTTCCAAGACATCGGCCAACAAGCCCGCGGGGTAAGCCAGCTCGAGCACCAAGAATGCGCCGCCGGCACGGAGAGCAGCCAAGCAAGCAATCACGTAATGGGCGCTGCGAGGCAGGAGTACTCCCACAAGAGTATCCCGGCTGACCCCATAGGCCCGCAGGCGACTGGCAAGAGCATCGACTTCGGTATCTAGCTCGGCATAGGTGTATTTCGTGGACTCATCCTCCAAAGCAACGGCATTGGGAGTGGCCTGCACCTGCCGTTTAAACAGCGTTGGTAGGTCTTGAGTAGTGTCCAAGACGGCCATTTTGCTGCATCGATGGAGGTAGGGGCAGGGGAAGAACGAAAGCAAAGAAATAATAAACGCCGAGCATTTTGTTGAGAGAACCTAACCAGGAACAGCGAATCCTGCGCGAATTGTAATAAGAACAGGCATGCCCAGGGGACTGACCAACCTTGATAGGAAAAACCGTCCCCTGTCAGTCCCCGCTCTCGTATAAGTTCCCAACatttttttgccttttttgCCTTCCGACATAGGACTATTCTTAGGAACACCGGCAAATTTAATAAAAATGGCCTTTCTTTGGTTGGTTTGGGTGTATTATGTGGTTCTGACATGTGAAAATGGCGATATCTGGTCTTATCTGCCCGCTTCCCCGCGGTGCCGGATCAAGGTCGGCCGTGGGGTGTTTTATGCTGTGGCACTGACAACGTAGCTCTGTGCTCTGTAACACTGTAATAGGAGTGACAGACTCGGCGTTGTTAGAGCAACTTTGCATCAGGGATTTTGCATTCTCTGTGCATAATTGCATTAGATATACATAATCGCATTAAATATATGTATAAAATCTCGCCGGGAGACACTATCGGACAATGCATGTCGTCTTCCCCGTAGTATATTATTTTCCGGGTCTCGGAAGAACCTATCCATGTCTGTGCATTCGATACTCTCTGTACACGCTTGTCGCTAGTAAGCTTCCCTTGTCTGATTGAATTTTGTTGACGTGATTCTGAAGTATGTGAAGTTTACTGTATAGCTTTCTCTAAGGGTAAGAccagtacatacgaccatagggtgtggagaacagggcttcccgtccgctcagccgtacttaagccacacgccggccggttagtagttgggtgggtgaccaccagcgaatcccggctgttgtatgttttttttccttctcacTAAGAAATATTTATTTTTGCCCTTCCTCTTTGCTGGTCATGGTCTTATGACCGCAGAAGATCGAAAGTTGGAATTAATTCAGGAACGCCGCAAACT
The sequence above is a segment of the Aspergillus chevalieri M1 DNA, chromosome 6, nearly complete sequence genome. Coding sequences within it:
- a CDS encoding putative NRPS-like protein biosynthetic cluster (COG:Q;~EggNog:ENOG410PK2R;~InterPro:IPR000873,IPR009081,IPR006162,IPR036291, IPR036736,IPR010080,IPR020806,IPR002347,IPR013120, IPR042099,IPR020845;~PFAM:PF00501,PF00106,PF13561,PF00550,PF08659, PF01370,PF07993;~SMCOG1001:short-chain dehydrogenase/reductase SDR;~antiSMASH:Cluster_6.1;~go_function: GO:0031177 - phosphopantetheine binding [Evidence IEA];~go_process: GO:0055114 - oxidation-reduction process [Evidence IEA]); amino-acid sequence: MAVLDTTQDLPTLFKRQVQATPNAVALEDESTKYTYAELDTEVDALASRLRAYGVSRDTLVGVLLPRSAHYVIACLAALRAGGAFLVLELAYPAGLLADVLEDANPAVVITHRPDAHKIKASHIPLITVDEPAADINGHAKEPAPLPASDDLDRLSFVSYTSGTTGKPKGIANPHRAPVLSYDLRFAVQDQQPGDRVACNVFFIWEMLRPLLRGATVVAVPDDVSYDPAALVDLLAAKRVTETLMTPTLLTTILSRYPHVETRLPDLRTLWLNGEVVTTDLARRAIKALPNTRLLNCYSACETHEIACGDIRDTLDVESLYCPVGPPLDPTHTYILNESGQQVEEGTSGELYIGGSLLAREYLNLPETTAKAFTPDQFDATPGARMYRTGDRARKLPSGLLEITGRVGAMIKLRGYSVVPAKVESEICQYLAVSHCAVIAHGDGLDRQLVAYIVADKEAFGDERPAVEVNESGHSPAARRVLEPYLAHYMIPALWVALEEIPTNDVSGKVDLKSLPPPRSPSPSSSAPKDPISINDVAAIWAAVLKTSKALLKPEDNFFDLGGHSLSLADLSARLSRHFGFRVPIPRLADNSTLTGHLETVRAVRDGHTAAVQADLPAVLLSDATLDDDIKPSSNATITSIAEAETVLLTGVTGFLGAFLLNDLLQSTSARIICLVRFNDPEDDDQAGGVARIRRNLLDLGLWRDSIMERVEVLPGNLSRTRFGLSRQAFDDLAARVQVIVHAGATVNLVYPYAALRGANVGGTREILRLSAKGGATVQYISTNGVLPPSGQRGWTEDAMLDVAEVPTKLLDGYGQTKWVAEQLALKAGQRGLPVKIHRCGTISGHSTTGAANAWDLLTALLVESIKLGYAPDVDGWRAEMTPVDYVSKAIVHLASQTQATQPVFHLGDPDPVPTRSVFENLTELGYPTQLLPWDEWVALWYEKRGSAKGGDGAFTVDILRSGMPTVEFLRDIVVLDNALTKPFRAVIERPKVDSDLLETYTRHWFARGWFSKPPSRQRALNRSANPISRGPLSGQVAVVTGASSGIGAAVAVALAKQGCSVALGARRLDALESVKRRVQSEVHDAKCTIRATDVTNPTHTEALIQVASEELGPVDILVACAGVMYFTMMANTQTDEWTRTVDVNCKGLLNALAPTVPGMISRGRGHIVAISSDAGRKVFPGLGVYSASKFFVEATLQALRLETAGTGLRVTSIQPGNTATDLLGMSTDAEAVEKYGGESGAKILDPSDVANSIVHALIQPEHVSVNEILVEPREEPI